From Sphingobacteriales bacterium:
CGGATATTCGGGAATAAATTTTCTGATAAAAATCGGGCAGTTCCTTCGGTATATCGAGTTTGTAAACCACCAGATCAACCTCTTTTTCATATCCGCTTTTCATCATAAATTCAGGTGCTTTCGGGCTATTGTAATTAGAGGCAATCACCGGCAGGTACTCAAAGCCATCAATCAAAAAACCCTGAGGGTCTTTGTCAGAAAAGCCAAAGGGTCCCACCAGCCGCAAACAACCTTTATCTTTTGCCCATGTTTCAATTGCCTGAAGCAGGCTTATTGCAACCTCTTCATTTTCATATCCTTCAAACCAGCAAAAACGGGCATGATTTTCCTGTTTGATTTCATTGTAGCGATGGTTGATGAGCCCCATGATCCGGCCAGCAGCTTTACCGTTTTGATATGCCAGAAGCAAAATGGTATCCGAGTAAGAAAATGACTTGTTTTTCCGGGGGTTAAAATATATCCTGTCATCCATGTAAACCGGGGGCACCCAGTTTTTTTCATTCCGGTGAAGTTTTGCGGGAAGATGTATAAAAGTTTTTAAATCTTTTTTGCTTAAAACTTCCCTGATTTCAACTGACATGATTATTTTTAAATAAGGATAAAAAGAAAATATTCAATGAACAATAAAGGTATAGTTATTCCTGCTGAGAACTTGGCGAGCCCTGTTCCTGCTCAGCAGTCGATTCGGGCATTGGAGGTGCCATGTTTTCTATTTGTTCCTGCATTTTCGACTGACGCTCTTCAATGCTTTGTCCTCTGGGGATAAAGAAATTGGAAATAAGAATCACAGCAAGGATTCCGATGGCCACATACCAGGTTGCTTTTTCAAGAAAATCAGCAGTTTGACGAGCACCAACAATCTGAGTGGCTCCGCCAAATGTGGAAGATAGTCCCCCTCCTTTCGGATTCTGAGCCAGAATAAACAGCATGAGC
This genomic window contains:
- the secG gene encoding preprotein translocase subunit SecG; protein product: MLTFFAILLIIAALVLMLFILAQNPKGGGLSSTFGGATQIVGARQTADFLEKATWYVAIGILAVILISNFFIPRGQSIEERQSKMQEQIENMAPPMPESTAEQEQGSPSSQQE